The following proteins are co-located in the Solanum pennellii chromosome 8, SPENNV200 genome:
- the LOC107027926 gene encoding uncharacterized protein LOC107027926, whose product MPKIILFLFFFILVSSSLPLLQGSRIQALISHSQRALHYEGGRKRWVKKNMRRLMIGSVAPTCTYNECRGCKYKCRAEQVPVEGNDPMNSPYHYKCVCHR is encoded by the exons ATGCCCAAAATTAtactcttcctcttctttttcatCTTAGTTTCTTCATCACTACCACTCTTACAAG GttcaagaattcaagcattAATTTCTCATTCTCAAAGGGCGTTACATTATGAG GGTGGTAGAAAAAGATGGGTGAAAAAGAATATGAGAAGATTGATGATAGGATCAGTGGCTCCAACTTGCACTTACAATGAATGCAGAGGATGCAAGTACAAATGCAGAGCAGAACAAGTTCCAGTCGAAGGGAATGACCCAATGAATAGTCCTTATCACTACAAATGTGTTTGTCACCGTTAA